TAGGTACTGTCAGCCAATCTATAAGTACGCTGTATAAAAGCAATACTTGCTGTTGATATGCGCTATCTTACGACAGTTAAAGGTTGCGAACATTTATGAAGTATTAAGAAAGGTAACGTTTATAGCGTATTGATAAGCACATGCCTGATAATATGGGTGATAACGCTATTAAGGCTCAAGGAGATAGATGTGCCAAATATATTGCTAGGTGATGATGACGAAGAGTTGACCCAGTTATTACAAGAATACTTGCACAATCATGGTATTCAATGCGATTGCGTTCACGATGGTGAGGCAGTCATCCAGAAACTTAAAACCGCATCTAATGATACTTCTGCTTATGATTTGCTGGTGCTCGATATTATGATGCCAAAAATAGATGGGCTTAGTGTGCTACGTCAATTGCCGAATATTAGTGATATTCCAGTCATTATGTTGACGGCAAAAGGTGAAGAGATCGATCGTATTATTGGGCTTGAGCTTGGCGCTGATGATTACATTACTAAACCCTGCAATCCGCGTGAGTTACTGGCACGCATCAATGCCGTTATCAAGCGCACTAATGCGGCGGCATCAGAGCATACTCCGCTACCAGAGAGTCGTTTGCATCTGGATCAAAATCAGCGAATTTGTAAGATAGATGGTGTAGAGCTACAAGTGACGGGGACAGAATTTGATTTGTTAGTCGCGCTACTCAAACAAAAAGGCGAAGTGGTAAGTAAGGCTTGGCTATCAGAGCATGTGTTGCAGCGTGAACTGCAGCCGTTCGATCGTAGCCTTGATGTACATGTCTCGCGCCTACGCAAAAAACTCCAACCTTTCCACGATGAGCCTATCAAAGCTATCCGTGGTAAAGGCTATCAGCTGGTGCTGTAATGACGGACTCATCGATGAAACCTGCCAAGAAAGCTATTAACAATAAAACTCTTAATCAAGCGTCTAAATTCAAAGTGCGAATCACGCTGTTTTGGCGTCTGTTTCTGAGCCTGTTATTAACGATTCTGATCACCTCTATTTTATCTATCGTGGTGGAGCGCTGGCTGGTCGAAAAAGCGCTGAATGCTCGCATGGATGTACAAATTGATAGTTTATTAATTAAGCGTCAAGAGATGGTTGAAGCGTTACAAATGGGTGATTTAACTACCGTTAGGCAAATGTATCGTGAAGACCGATGGCTTATGAATCAAATTAGAGTCTATGACGAGCAAGGCGCTATTATATTTCCGCGTTATCGTGATAGAGATGAGCGTAGACAGGAACATAGGCAGGAACGGATGCCAAATGAAAGGCAGACAATGAGGCCTTCGTCAATGCCACCAATGCAGTCAATGCCTAAGCCTGATAATAAAATGTCTGATAATGAAATGCCTGGTAGCAACGACGATAGAATATTTGATAATGAGCCATCACTTTTAGATAATATCCTGTCACCGATGATACCGAATCGCGCGAATATAGCTAATCCCGATAGTCGTCCTGAGTTGGCTGACGTGACGATCGTCTTACCAGATGAGCAGGCAGTCATTGTACAATTGCGTCCGCATCTGCGTTTTGCCGACGTTGTAGCGCTGCAACGCGGTAATTTTCCGATACGTTTATTACTGATTATCCTCTTTAGCGTCTTAGTTTGTATTTGGCTGAGTCGTACACTGACCCAGCGTATTCGCCGTGTACAAAACACAGTGCACCGTATGATTGACGGCGATTATCAGGCTAATCCAAATCTATCCAAAATGGGAGATGATGAGCTTGGTTTACTCGCGAAAGACGTAGCCAAGCTATCAACACGACTGGCTGAGAGTGAGCTGGCACGCAAGCAGATGCTCAGTGATATCTCACATGAGCTGCGCTCGCCATTGGCACGGCTTGACGTTGCAACTGAGCTGACGCGAGACTTTGCGCCGAATGCCAATCGTTATCTTGATCGTATTGATAAAGAATCTGCGCGGATGAATGAGCTGATTGAGCAAATCATTCATATTCAATCTCTACAAATGCAGCAATATACTATCGATAATTTGGAGAATGAAGAGGTTGATATTTCCGAAATTATCAGTGAGATTGGGCAAGATGTCTGCTTTGAGTTTCAACAGAAAAACGTACACTGGCAATGGCAGCCGGATGATTCATTATTGACAGATTCTTCATTAGTCATGCCTTTATCAGCTACCTCTCCAGAAACTCCTTGGACAGTACTAGGTAACCAAGAACAGCTACACAGTGCACTTGAGAATATCATTCGTAATGCGTTTATGCATACTGCAGCTGATTCAATGGTTATTGCCGAGATTAAGGAAGTGGAGATAGATGGTAAAAGACCTGCTATTCAAGTCAGCATAATAGACGAGGGTGGCGGCGTTGCGAATGAAGATTTGGAGCGCATTTTTCAGCCATTTGTACGGCTCGATTCTGCCCGCCATCGTGAAACTGGTGGTTATGGATTAGGATTGGCGATCGTCCATGCAGTGGTGACAGCGCACAAGGGTCAGATAAGTGTCTATAATCGCCAAGATGGTATTCAAGGGTTGGTGGTGCAGATTGTGTTGCCTGCCTATTCCGCGTGATTTGCACAGCAGTTACCTGCACATCAATAGAAATTGTCTTATCAGCAGAACTTATGGCCATTTAATTGAATGGTCGTTTTAGATAAGCTATTTCAAAAAAGCTATTTAAGTGCAATCGTATAGCTCTGTGGCTTGTCTTGCAAATTGTAAGCTTCAATCGCTTGTAGTTTGAATTCGTTGCGATCGTAAAGGCTAGGATCCTCAGCAGCTCTCGATTCAAGAAGATCCATGATGGAATAATAATTTTCATCTGAGAAATCACCAAAAAGATTTTTGGCGATATAGTTTAAGTACTTTTTATTGTAGCCCTGTATTTCAAACTCCGTATAGTAGCTGTCTTTTTCACGATTGATGACGAGATTATCAGTTATCTCTAGCCGTGATGGACAGTTAAAACATCCTGGAACAAACTGCACATCTTTGATATCGACTTGACTGAGTAAATCCTGTGTTTTGGTTGTTTGACTATTATAATTCACATTGGACTTAGTCGTATATTTGCAGGCCTCATTATCTATTATTCTAATTCGGTTAATCTGATTCTTCTTATTTGTTTCTACATGAAGGCTGCAATCCGCAGATTGTTGATTGCTATAACTGCCTAAACTTTGCTTTTTTAATCCCAAGTTATATTTCTTATTTAGGGTGTTTATGCTTTTACCTAAGGAGCTTGGCGCAATAAAGCTTTGATAATCTGCTGCATGGACAGGTATAGAGATAGTAGCGATTAAGCTGGATATTAATAACGTTTTCTTCATAACTTATACCTAAATTTCGAGAGCATTAGCTGACTTAGTATAACCATCAATGATGCGTTTTAAGCCAACTCTGTAAGCTTAACGCAATTATAGTCAACTTATTATCTGAATGCTATAACCATAAAAAAGCCCCAATACGGGGTTTTTGCGTAATTATGGCGTTAGAGAACGGATTAAGGCAATGATTAAAAACACAATAACAGCACTTGCAATTAACGATACGGACTAGTAATTAGCAAAGTTAATGACCTAGTAGTTCATGAGCTTTGGTTTGGCAGTCATTGTATAAACAAGTATAGTGAATAATCAAACTACCTAGTAACCAAAGACCAAGGATGGATCAATGACTATTGCATGCTTTAAGCCAAAATGGATGGATGAAGAGATCGAAATGCTGCACGAGAGTGCGCTCAAAGTATTTAAAGATTGGGAGGCCCATGATGAGAAGTGGCGTGAAAACGGTATGCTCGATCGTGAGGCTTGGTTAGAAGCGGGCGAGATGGGTTTTTTGTGTGCTTCAATGCCAGAAGAATATGGCGGGGCAGGTGGTGATTTTCGCCATGAAGCGGCGCTGATTTATGCGCAATCTGAAGCCAATCAAGCGGGCTTCGGTGGCTTTTTGCATTCAGGCATCGTCGCCCCTTATATTTTGCATCATGGTACTGAAGAGCAAAAGCAAAAGTGGCTACCCAAAATGGCAACGGGTGAGTTAATCGGCGCGATTGCTATGACTGAGCCAGGCACAGGCTCAGATTTGCAAAACATCAAAACCTACGCAGTCAAAGAAGGTGATGATTATATTATCAATGGCTCAAAGACCTTTATCACTAACGGTCAACTGGGTAATTTAATCATTGTTGCCTGCAAAACTGACCGATCTCTTGGTGCTAAAGGCGTATCGCTTATAGTTGTCGAAACCGATAATGCTCCGGGGTTTGAGCGTGGCAAAAAGCTTAAAAAACTTGGTATGGCATCACAAGATACCTCAGAGCTGTTCTTCAATAACATGCGCGTGCCGCAAGCCAATTTATTGGGTACGGTTGAAGGGTTAGGTTTTGCGCAATTAATGCAAGAATTACCGCAAGAGCGTTTGATTGTAGCACTGGCAGCAATTGGGGCGATGAAATTAGCACTGGACTTGACCATTGACTATACCAAAGAGCGCACCGCTTTTGGCAAACCTGTTTGGAGCTTTCAAAATACTCGCTTTAAGCTAGCAGAATGCAACACGCATTATATTGCCTCAAGCGCCTTGTGTGATGCTGCTATTGAAGCGTTGATCGAAAATAAGCTCACGGTGCAGCATGCTGCCTTAATCAAATATTGGGTGACAGAAAAACAATGTATCGTGATGGATGAGTGCGTCCAGTTATTTGGTGGTTATGGCTATATGATGGAATATCCGATTGCACGTTTATACGCTGATGCGCGCGTACAGAAAATCTATGGCGGTACCAACGAGATTATGAAAGAGCTGGCGTCACGCTTTATGTAAGCGTCTCGTTTATAAATAATCAAAAATTTCACTAAGACCATTTCATTAAGACTATTTTATCAAGACTATAAGGATATAGCATGATTCAGACGGCTTACATTTACGACGCCATTCGTACCCCTCGCGGTAAAGGCAAAGCAGGCGGCAGCTTAAATCAAGCGACCCCCATTTGGCTGGTACGCACTTTACTTAATGCCATGCAACAGCGTAATGATTTAGACACTAGCTTGGTCGACGATGTCGTGCTCGGCTGTGTGACCCCAATCGGTGAACAGGGCGCAGATATTGCCCGCATTGCGGTGCTTGATGCGGGCTGGCATGAAACTGTCGCTGGCGTGACATTGTCGCGTTTTTGCGCCTCTGGCCTTGAATCAATTAACTTGGCAGCGAGTAAAATCATGTCAGGTATGGAGGATATGGTCGTTGCAGGCGGTGTGGAATCAATGAGCCGTGTAAAAATGGGCGCAGATGGTGGCGCTTGGTTTATGGATCCGCGGGTAAATTCTGTGACTGGCTTTGCCCCGCAAGGCGTTGGTGCCGATACCATTGCAACACTTGAAGGTTTTAGTCGTACAGATGTTGATGCCTTTGCTACCGAGTCGCATAACCGTGCTGCTAACGCATGGGCTGCTGGTTACTATGACAATGCGGTGATACCTGTGCATGATTTAAATGGTCGTTTGCTTTTAGATAAAGATGAGACCATTCGTCCTAATACTACCGTTGATACTTTAGCAGGGCTCAAGCCTTCGTTTGCATCGCTTGGTGCTATGGGCTTTGATAGCGTCTTGCTGGACAAATATACCAATATCGAGCGTATCAATCATGTGCATCATGCTGGTAATTCCTCTGGTATCGTTGATGGCTCTGCGCTTTGCCTTTTGGGGAGTGAGGCTGCGGGTAAAAAAGCAGGGTTGCGTCCGCGTGCGAAAGTCATTATGGCGTCGGTTATTGGCTCTGAGCCCTCTATTATGCTGACCGGTCCGACACCTGCTTGCCAAAAGGCGCTCAAAAAAGCCGGTATGACGGCAGCTGATATTGATTTATGGGAAATCAACGAAGCGTTCGCCGCGATACCGATGAAGACAGCGAAAGATTTGGGTGTCTCATTGGATAAAGTCAACGTCAATGGTGGCGCTATTGCGATGGGACATCCATTAGGAGCTACTGGAGCCATGCTGCTCACCACTGTGCTTGAGGAGTTAGAGCGTCGTGACCTAAAAACGGCCATGATTACGCTTTGTATCGGTGGCGGTATGGGCATCGCGACTATCATTGAGCGTGTATAAGCTATCTGTAAGACGATGGTTAAATAATAAGTTTGAATTTAAAAAAAGGAATAATAATGAGCATGGATTGCACCCAAACGATTAATGAGTTGGCAGATTTTTCTGCTGAGCGTGACGATGGCAATATCGTAATAGTCACTATTAACCAAACCGCGCGTAAGATGAATGTGATTGATGATACTTTTAATCACTCATTTGCGGTATTGGTCGATGCTTTCACAAACGATGAGACGGCTAAAGGGCTTATCTTAACGTCAGGTAAAGAGTCTTTTATCGTTGGCGCTGATATTGACCAGCTTGCGAGTATTCAAACCCACGAGCAAGCGTTTAAATTGGTTGAGTCGCTCAAGGCAAGCCTACGTAAACTTGAAAAATCTGGCAAACCTGTCGTTGCAGCGATGACAGGTTCGGCGCTTGGTGGCGGGCTAGAAGTTGCGTTGGGCTGTCATTATCGACTCGCCATCGATTCAGCTAGAACTAAAATTGGATTGCCCGAGGTGAAGTTAGGCTTGCTACCCGGTGGCGGTGGTACTCAGCGTCTCATGCGCCTACTCGGTATGCAAAAGTCGCTTGAGATGATGACCCAAGGTAAAATTGTCAGTGCTATCGCTGCTAAAGAGATTGGGTTTATTGATGCGATAGCTAGTGACAAAGACGATATGTTAAACAAAGCTAAAGCGTGGATTAAGGCCAATCCTGATGCACAGCAACCGTGGGACAAAAAAGGCTTTAGCATTCCTGGTGGCAATGCGAATCATCCAAAGAATGCGCAAATGCTATCTGTTGCGCCAGCTATGGCGTATCAGAAATCTCACGGCAATTATCCTGCTATTATCCATATCATGTCTTGCGTATTTGAAGGTAGCTTACTTGATATCGATGCTGCGCTTGAGGTCGAATCGAGCTACTTTGCTGCTTGTGTACTCTCGCCTGAATCCAACAATTTAATCACTTCTATGTGGACGCAATTAAACCAGATTAAAAAAGGACAATCGCGTCCTAACGGCTTTGATCGACAAAAAGTAAATAAGGTTGCGGTACTTGGCGCAGGCATGATGGGTGCTGGGATTGCATATGTTGCCGCCAAAGCGGGCATCAATGTGGTGCTATTAGACACCAGTATTGAAAATGCCAATAGAGGTAAACAATATTCAGAAAAGCTACTTGATAAAGCCATTAATCGCGGACGCTCAAACGATACCAAAAAAGAAGCGTTATTAAGTAAAATTCAAACCACCACTTCCTATGATGATATTGCAAGTTGTGATTTGGTCATCGAAGCGGTATTTGAAAATCGCGATATCAAAGCCAAGTGTACCGAACAAGCAGAAGCCGTCATTGCTGAAACGGTCGTTTATGCTTCTAATACGTCGACCATTCCTATTACGAGCTTAGCCACTGCAAGTAAACGTCCTTCTCAATTCATCGGGCTGCACTTTTTCTCACCAGTCGATAAGATGCCTTTGGTTGAGATTATCATGGGCGCGCAGACTGATGATGAAACCTTAGCAAAAGCCTTTGATTTCGTTTTACAAATTGGCAAAACGCCTATCGTCGTCAACGACAGTCGCGGCTTTTATACCTCGCGCGTATTTGGTACGTATGTCTCAGAAGGTATTGCGATGTTAGGTGAGGGCGTGCATCCACGTCGAATTGAAGTGGCAGGTCTCAAAGCTGGTATGCCAATGCCGCCGCTCGCGCTGCAAGATGAAGTGTCGCTTGATTTATCTATGCATATCATGGAGCAATCCAAAAAAGATACGCTCAGCGAGGGCAAAGAATGGGTCAGTCATCCATCTGCTGCAGTGCTTAATGTGATTGCAAAAGACCACGAACGCTTAGGTAAAAAGGTCGACAAAGGCTTTTATGATTATTCGCAAAATGATGAAGGTAAAGGCGATAAGAGATTATGGCCAAAACTTACTGAACTGTTTCCACCCATTGATGAGCAGCCAGACATGCAAGAGCTGATAGATCGACTGCTCTATATCCAAGCCAACGAATCGGCTCGTTGTTACGAAGAAAATGTCTTGCGGGCTGTTGCTGAAGGTAATGTAGGGTCAATCTTTGGTTGGGGTTTCGCCCCACATCAAGGGGGTACGCTCCAGTTTATCAATGCGACAGGTGTAGAAAAGTTTGTTAAGCGTAGTCATGAGCTGGCAGCTAAGTTTGGCACGCGTTTTGAGCCTGCACAGATTCTGATTGAGATGGCAAAAAAAGGCGAGGTATTTTCAGATGACTGATGATTCAAGACCGAACAGTTCGATATCAAATATTGCGAAAGACATGATGGCTGACTGTCTAAACGGGCTCAAGGTTGTCGATCTCACGCGTAATCTCCCTGGTCCATTCGCGACGCGCTTACTCGCCGATCTTGGTGCAGAAATTATCAAGATTGAACCAGAGAATGGCGACCCAGGACGTGCGTTTGGTGAGTTGTTTAAGGCTTTAAACCATGGCAAATATTGTGAAAAGGTGGGTTTTCGTAGTGAAGCAGGCATCGAAGCAATAAAAGCACACATCAAAGATGCGGACGTGATGCTTGATAGCTTTCGCCCTGAGGTCCTTGTTGGAATGGGTTTAGATGCCGCTACTTTACATGCTATCAATCCAAAACTGGTGATGGTTTCTATCACAGGCTATGGTATTCCAGAGGCGCTTGATGCATCAGCTAAAGCTTGGGCAGCAAAGGCTGGTCATGATATCAACTTTATGGCAATGAGCGGCACCCTTGATCAACTCAAAACAGCCTCAGGTGACCAAGCCATGCCCAATATGCAATTTGCAGATTTGGCTGGCGGTAGTGATACCGCAGTGATTGCCTTACTGGCAGCGGTATTTGCTGCTAAGAATACAGGGCGAGGTCGACACATTGCCGTGAGTATGACGCACAGCTTGTATCATCATCTGGTCATGCCAAAAGCAACGGCTGATATGATGGAAAACATAAATGGACAACGCCCAGAGCCACATCAGGACTTTTTAGGTGGCATGTTGCCATGCTATCGCTTGTATAAAACGCAAGACGGTCGCCATATGGCAGTCGGTTCATTAGAGTTTAAGTTCTGGCGATTATTATGCGAGACCTTAGACTTATCTGAATACGTTGATGCTCATTGGCAGCGTGGATCAATGCCTAATACAGTTGAAAGTAAAAAAGCTGAGCAGGCAATGACAGAGAAATTTGCCAGTCAATCAATTGCGCATTGGCAAAAAGTATTCGCAGAGGTTGATGCTTGCGTAACCCCTGTACTTAATCTAGCAGAAGCTCAAAGCCATCCTCTGTTTGCGCATCAAGATAAGCATCAA
The nucleotide sequence above comes from Psychrobacter sp. P2G3. Encoded proteins:
- a CDS encoding response regulator transcription factor translates to MPNILLGDDDEELTQLLQEYLHNHGIQCDCVHDGEAVIQKLKTASNDTSAYDLLVLDIMMPKIDGLSVLRQLPNISDIPVIMLTAKGEEIDRIIGLELGADDYITKPCNPRELLARINAVIKRTNAAASEHTPLPESRLHLDQNQRICKIDGVELQVTGTEFDLLVALLKQKGEVVSKAWLSEHVLQRELQPFDRSLDVHVSRLRKKLQPFHDEPIKAIRGKGYQLVL
- a CDS encoding ATP-binding protein; this translates as MKPAKKAINNKTLNQASKFKVRITLFWRLFLSLLLTILITSILSIVVERWLVEKALNARMDVQIDSLLIKRQEMVEALQMGDLTTVRQMYREDRWLMNQIRVYDEQGAIIFPRYRDRDERRQEHRQERMPNERQTMRPSSMPPMQSMPKPDNKMSDNEMPGSNDDRIFDNEPSLLDNILSPMIPNRANIANPDSRPELADVTIVLPDEQAVIVQLRPHLRFADVVALQRGNFPIRLLLIILFSVLVCIWLSRTLTQRIRRVQNTVHRMIDGDYQANPNLSKMGDDELGLLAKDVAKLSTRLAESELARKQMLSDISHELRSPLARLDVATELTRDFAPNANRYLDRIDKESARMNELIEQIIHIQSLQMQQYTIDNLENEEVDISEIISEIGQDVCFEFQQKNVHWQWQPDDSLLTDSSLVMPLSATSPETPWTVLGNQEQLHSALENIIRNAFMHTAADSMVIAEIKEVEIDGKRPAIQVSIIDEGGGVANEDLERIFQPFVRLDSARHRETGGYGLGLAIVHAVVTAHKGQISVYNRQDGIQGLVVQIVLPAYSA
- a CDS encoding acyl-CoA dehydrogenase family protein, yielding MTIACFKPKWMDEEIEMLHESALKVFKDWEAHDEKWRENGMLDREAWLEAGEMGFLCASMPEEYGGAGGDFRHEAALIYAQSEANQAGFGGFLHSGIVAPYILHHGTEEQKQKWLPKMATGELIGAIAMTEPGTGSDLQNIKTYAVKEGDDYIINGSKTFITNGQLGNLIIVACKTDRSLGAKGVSLIVVETDNAPGFERGKKLKKLGMASQDTSELFFNNMRVPQANLLGTVEGLGFAQLMQELPQERLIVALAAIGAMKLALDLTIDYTKERTAFGKPVWSFQNTRFKLAECNTHYIASSALCDAAIEALIENKLTVQHAALIKYWVTEKQCIVMDECVQLFGGYGYMMEYPIARLYADARVQKIYGGTNEIMKELASRFM
- a CDS encoding acetyl-CoA C-acetyltransferase, with the translated sequence MQTAYIYDAIRTPRGKGKAGGSLNQATPIWLVRTLLNAMQQRNDLDTSLVDDVVLGCVTPIGEQGADIARIAVLDAGWHETVAGVTLSRFCASGLESINLAASKIMSGMEDMVVAGGVESMSRVKMGADGGAWFMDPRVNSVTGFAPQGVGADTIATLEGFSRTDVDAFATESHNRAANAWAAGYYDNAVIPVHDLNGRLLLDKDETIRPNTTVDTLAGLKPSFASLGAMGFDSVLLDKYTNIERINHVHHAGNSSGIVDGSALCLLGSEAAGKKAGLRPRAKVIMASVIGSEPSIMLTGPTPACQKALKKAGMTAADIDLWEINEAFAAIPMKTAKDLGVSLDKVNVNGGAIAMGHPLGATGAMLLTTVLEELERRDLKTAMITLCIGGGMGIATIIERV
- a CDS encoding 3-hydroxyacyl-CoA dehydrogenase NAD-binding domain-containing protein — its product is MSMDCTQTINELADFSAERDDGNIVIVTINQTARKMNVIDDTFNHSFAVLVDAFTNDETAKGLILTSGKESFIVGADIDQLASIQTHEQAFKLVESLKASLRKLEKSGKPVVAAMTGSALGGGLEVALGCHYRLAIDSARTKIGLPEVKLGLLPGGGGTQRLMRLLGMQKSLEMMTQGKIVSAIAAKEIGFIDAIASDKDDMLNKAKAWIKANPDAQQPWDKKGFSIPGGNANHPKNAQMLSVAPAMAYQKSHGNYPAIIHIMSCVFEGSLLDIDAALEVESSYFAACVLSPESNNLITSMWTQLNQIKKGQSRPNGFDRQKVNKVAVLGAGMMGAGIAYVAAKAGINVVLLDTSIENANRGKQYSEKLLDKAINRGRSNDTKKEALLSKIQTTTSYDDIASCDLVIEAVFENRDIKAKCTEQAEAVIAETVVYASNTSTIPITSLATASKRPSQFIGLHFFSPVDKMPLVEIIMGAQTDDETLAKAFDFVLQIGKTPIVVNDSRGFYTSRVFGTYVSEGIAMLGEGVHPRRIEVAGLKAGMPMPPLALQDEVSLDLSMHIMEQSKKDTLSEGKEWVSHPSAAVLNVIAKDHERLGKKVDKGFYDYSQNDEGKGDKRLWPKLTELFPPIDEQPDMQELIDRLLYIQANESARCYEENVLRAVAEGNVGSIFGWGFAPHQGGTLQFINATGVEKFVKRSHELAAKFGTRFEPAQILIEMAKKGEVFSDD
- a CDS encoding CaiB/BaiF CoA-transferase family protein — protein: MSNIAKDMMADCLNGLKVVDLTRNLPGPFATRLLADLGAEIIKIEPENGDPGRAFGELFKALNHGKYCEKVGFRSEAGIEAIKAHIKDADVMLDSFRPEVLVGMGLDAATLHAINPKLVMVSITGYGIPEALDASAKAWAAKAGHDINFMAMSGTLDQLKTASGDQAMPNMQFADLAGGSDTAVIALLAAVFAAKNTGRGRHIAVSMTHSLYHHLVMPKATADMMENINGQRPEPHQDFLGGMLPCYRLYKTQDGRHMAVGSLEFKFWRLLCETLDLSEYVDAHWQRGSMPNTVESKKAEQAMTEKFASQSIAHWQKVFAEVDACVTPVLNLAEAQSHPLFAHQDKHQAIAAWQVIASV